A single region of the Erythrobacter sp. HL-111 genome encodes:
- a CDS encoding thiamine phosphate synthase, whose translation MALRYSATVRGSTVLPAIWLVSDARNDARLEAALERLPRGSGFIYRHYHLPGPERLAQFLALRRIARARGHVVILADSALTGAEWGADGIYAAPRALWPRRAGLLHLATAHDLGEIGLANRLGADAVLLSPVYPTRSHPGAKTLGPVRFRLLAARSRVPVIALGGMDERGAQRLEWPRWAAIDGLTRAPRPAARGLTGSRRGFMVRSHQEANPWPAAR comes from the coding sequence ATGGCCCTGCGCTATAGCGCGACGGTGCGCGGTTCAACGGTCCTTCCCGCAATCTGGCTCGTCTCCGATGCCCGCAACGACGCGAGGCTCGAGGCCGCGCTCGAACGATTGCCGCGCGGGAGCGGGTTCATCTACCGCCACTACCATCTCCCCGGGCCGGAGCGGCTGGCGCAGTTCCTCGCCCTGCGCCGCATCGCGCGGGCACGCGGGCATGTCGTGATCCTCGCCGACAGCGCGCTCACCGGGGCCGAGTGGGGCGCCGACGGCATCTACGCGGCGCCGCGCGCGCTCTGGCCCCGGCGCGCAGGGCTGCTCCACCTCGCGACCGCGCACGACCTCGGCGAGATCGGCCTCGCGAATCGCCTCGGCGCGGACGCGGTGCTGCTCTCGCCGGTCTATCCGACCCGCTCGCACCCGGGCGCCAAAACCCTCGGCCCGGTCCGCTTCCGCCTGCTCGCGGCCCGCTCCAGGGTGCCCGTCATCGCGCTCGGCGGGATGGACGAAAGGGGCGCGCAAAGGCTCGAATGGCCGCGCTGGGCGGCGATCGACGGGCTCACCAGAGCGCCTCGACCCGCCGCACGCGGCTTGACCGGGAGTCGCCGAGGATTCATGGTCCGTTCCCATCAGGAGGCGAACCCGTGGCCAGCCGCGCGATGA
- a CDS encoding TonB-dependent receptor — translation MTFRTLSRRSIALLLCSCALTPFAAQAQDTDPEFEAAETAAQADEEADEEAPRRQGTLEGLNAIVVTGTKTQNVENVQEVPLAVTAFNENTLEAYKIRDIQGLQFQAPNVSLDQIGTSRGTANFSIRGLGINSSIPSIDPTVGVFVDGVYLGINGGVVFDLFDLDSVEILRGPQGVLFGRNVTGGAVVINTGNPTEDFQGKFRAAVDGPLVDGGRGGANYTTSAVLSGPIIEDKLLFKVGAYYNNDEGYFTNLFDGSNHGQAETYILRGALEGRFGDLTIRAKADYFDSEGDGPSGQNRGLFERDTFDFSIDEPGFYDTEIWTGSLTVDWDLGPGTLTNIFGYRDYSARTRGDIDASPVFLFHSNTLSDQEQYSNELRYAVSTDRLDVTVGGFWFDQTLAYDEGRELPAVTSAEFFGGGRQDHEVIGVFANAEWEFIDDLSLLAGVRWNQETKDGAVTYILPRAPCSVVAGTCPTGTQPFDPATETDGFTDSVRFRNLSPRVGLQYEFANSQIYGSWSRGFRSGGYNFRVTSVPGFNAAFALTDTLFFDEEQVDTFEIGGKFQTYDGVFTLNVAGYVTKIKDMQREVNVADPGAGVVQNILNTADATISGFEAESTIRLSDSLVFNANVGIIDDQYDEILFDISGDGMIDQADFDLRIPRIPAVTWGIGVIHELFLGDSEIVTRVNYQYRDEFAFTDDNLGWIQDISSLEANVTWVTPLDGLSLSVYGRNLLDQVQAGGDTQLPFGGPLSTGVRQPFGNNPTAGTLSPLQRGRNIGIEAMFEF, via the coding sequence ATGACGTTCCGTACCCTCTCGCGGCGCTCGATCGCGCTGCTCCTCTGCTCGTGCGCGCTGACCCCCTTCGCCGCCCAGGCGCAGGATACCGATCCCGAATTCGAGGCGGCCGAAACCGCCGCGCAGGCCGATGAGGAAGCCGATGAGGAAGCCCCTCGCCGCCAGGGCACGCTCGAAGGGCTGAACGCGATCGTCGTCACCGGCACCAAGACCCAGAACGTCGAGAACGTGCAGGAGGTGCCGCTCGCCGTCACCGCCTTCAACGAGAACACCCTCGAGGCCTACAAGATCCGCGACATCCAGGGCCTGCAGTTCCAGGCGCCGAACGTCAGTCTCGACCAGATCGGGACCAGCCGCGGCACCGCGAACTTCTCGATCCGCGGGCTCGGCATCAATTCCTCGATCCCCTCGATCGACCCGACGGTGGGCGTGTTCGTCGACGGCGTCTATCTCGGCATCAACGGCGGCGTCGTGTTCGACCTGTTCGACCTCGACAGCGTGGAAATCCTGCGCGGGCCGCAGGGCGTGCTGTTCGGCCGCAACGTGACCGGCGGCGCGGTCGTCATCAACACCGGCAACCCGACCGAGGATTTCCAGGGCAAGTTCCGCGCGGCGGTCGACGGTCCGCTGGTCGATGGCGGGCGCGGCGGCGCGAACTACACGACCAGCGCGGTTCTTTCCGGCCCGATCATCGAGGACAAGCTGCTGTTCAAGGTCGGCGCCTACTACAACAACGACGAAGGCTACTTCACCAACCTGTTCGACGGGTCGAACCACGGCCAGGCGGAAACCTACATCCTGCGCGGCGCGCTCGAAGGGCGTTTCGGCGACCTGACGATCCGCGCCAAGGCCGACTATTTCGACAGCGAAGGCGACGGCCCCTCGGGCCAGAACCGCGGGCTTTTCGAACGCGACACCTTCGATTTCTCGATCGACGAACCGGGCTTCTACGACACCGAGATCTGGACCGGCTCGCTCACGGTCGACTGGGACCTCGGCCCGGGCACGCTGACCAACATTTTCGGCTATCGCGACTATTCCGCGCGGACCCGCGGCGACATCGACGCGTCGCCGGTGTTCCTGTTCCACTCGAACACGCTGAGCGACCAGGAACAGTATTCGAACGAACTGCGCTATGCCGTCTCGACCGACCGGCTCGACGTCACCGTGGGCGGGTTCTGGTTCGACCAGACGCTCGCCTATGACGAAGGCCGCGAACTGCCGGCGGTCACGTCCGCGGAGTTCTTCGGCGGCGGGCGCCAGGACCACGAAGTGATCGGCGTCTTCGCCAATGCGGAATGGGAATTCATCGACGATCTCTCGCTGCTTGCCGGCGTCCGCTGGAACCAGGAGACGAAGGACGGGGCGGTGACCTACATCCTGCCGCGCGCGCCCTGTTCGGTCGTGGCCGGGACCTGCCCGACCGGCACCCAGCCGTTCGACCCGGCGACCGAGACCGACGGCTTCACCGACAGCGTGCGGTTCCGCAACCTCTCGCCCCGCGTCGGCCTGCAGTACGAATTCGCCAACAGCCAGATCTACGGTTCGTGGAGCCGCGGCTTCCGTTCGGGCGGCTATAACTTCCGCGTGACCAGCGTCCCCGGCTTCAACGCGGCCTTCGCGCTGACCGACACGCTGTTCTTCGACGAGGAGCAGGTCGACACCTTCGAGATCGGCGGCAAGTTCCAGACCTATGACGGGGTCTTCACCCTCAACGTCGCGGGCTACGTCACCAAGATCAAGGACATGCAGCGCGAGGTCAACGTCGCCGATCCGGGCGCGGGCGTGGTGCAGAACATCCTCAACACCGCGGATGCGACGATCAGCGGCTTCGAGGCCGAAAGCACGATCCGCCTGTCCGACTCGCTCGTCTTCAACGCCAATGTCGGCATCATCGACGATCAGTACGACGAGATCCTGTTCGACATTTCGGGCGACGGGATGATCGACCAGGCCGATTTCGACCTGCGGATCCCGCGCATCCCGGCGGTGACCTGGGGCATAGGGGTGATCCACGAGCTGTTCCTCGGCGACAGCGAGATCGTGACGCGGGTGAACTACCAGTACCGCGACGAATTCGCCTTCACCGACGACAACCTCGGCTGGATCCAGGACATCTCGAGCCTCGAGGCGAACGTGACCTGGGTGACCCCGCTCGACGGCCTCTCGCTGTCGGTCTACGGGCGCAACCTGTTAGACCAGGTGCAGGCGGGCGGCGACACGCAGCTGCCCTTCGGCGGGCCGCTCAGCACCGGCGTGCGTCAGCCCTTCGGCAACAACCCGACCGCCGGCACGCTTTCGCCGCTGCAGCGCGGGCGCAACATCGGCATCGAGGCGATGTTCGAGTTCTGA
- a CDS encoding [protein-PII] uridylyltransferase, whose amino-acid sequence MTAPRVPGQRAIIDRRELAERIAALADEHGARARPEVVEALRGALDRGRAELARRLAEKPSAGHECTAGHAFLIDQLLRVIHDYVIAHVYPVPNATSGERLAILAVGGYGRAEMAPHSDVDIAFITPMRRAPWCEQVIEAMLYILWDLGLKVGHSSRTIPDTVRQAREDLTIRTALLEGRLVWGDGGLYEELRQRFWQDVARGTERDFLTRKLAERSQRHKRMGDSRYVVEPNVKDGKGGLRDLQTLYWIGKYMHRVETASQLVDVGLFSASEYRSFRRAERFLLAVRCHMHVITGRAEDRLTFDLQREVAAAMNFAERPGKSAVERFMQYYFMQMKRVGTLTGIFLAHIDDEFARKATRSGFFAGWTQRPRKLKGYTVEAGRIRAPGEDWFAQDPVRLVEIFQLAEAEGLEIHPQTLRQIDRDAKRIDAGVRENRQANSLFLDLLAGRRDPETALRWMNEAGVFGRFVPDFGRVNAQMQFDMYHHYTVDEHTIRAIGLLSEIERGLLEKDHPRATREIGKVSSRRALFVAVLLHDIAKGRGGDHSVLGAEVAHRLCPRLGLDGKETELVAWLVLNHLLMSRVAQKRDLTDPKTIEDFAGEVRTLDRLRNLAILTAVDIRAVGPGVWNSWKGQLLGELYDATAERLRLGHKEKGRAQRVAAKKDAVRALLGLRAGLVDEVGSKLGDAYWIAEPDDIAMRNLVQYAEARAIEDRLSIHCEVDEDRGATLVSVIAPDHPGLFYRMAGGIHLAGANIIDARIHTTASGYAIDNFLVQDQHGGPFREDAQIERLKKGIRDALAGTGSLVPRLAARPLAHSRAKAFHVAPRVDFDNSASNRFTVIEVTARDRPALLNRLAHALYEANLIVQSAHITAYGESAADTFYVTDLTGGKVTAPERLAEIEAKLLEAGSDRRQRELEQSGA is encoded by the coding sequence GTGACCGCACCGCGCGTCCCCGGCCAGCGCGCCATCATCGACCGCCGCGAGCTTGCCGAGCGGATCGCGGCGCTCGCCGATGAGCACGGCGCCCGGGCGCGGCCGGAGGTGGTCGAAGCCCTGCGCGGCGCGCTCGACAGGGGCCGTGCCGAGCTCGCCCGGCGGCTCGCGGAAAAGCCTTCGGCCGGGCATGAATGCACCGCGGGCCATGCCTTCCTGATCGACCAGCTGCTGCGGGTGATCCACGATTACGTGATCGCCCATGTCTATCCCGTCCCCAACGCGACCTCGGGCGAACGGCTCGCGATCCTCGCGGTCGGGGGGTACGGGCGGGCCGAGATGGCGCCGCATTCCGACGTCGACATCGCCTTCATCACCCCCATGCGCCGCGCGCCGTGGTGCGAGCAGGTGATCGAGGCGATGCTCTACATCCTGTGGGACCTCGGCCTCAAGGTCGGCCATTCCTCGCGCACCATCCCCGACACGGTCCGGCAGGCGCGCGAGGACCTCACCATCCGCACCGCCCTGCTCGAAGGGCGGCTGGTGTGGGGCGACGGCGGGCTTTACGAGGAACTGCGCCAGCGGTTCTGGCAGGACGTCGCGCGCGGGACCGAACGCGATTTCCTGACCCGCAAGCTCGCCGAACGCAGCCAGCGGCACAAGCGGATGGGCGATTCGCGCTATGTCGTCGAACCCAACGTGAAGGACGGCAAGGGCGGTCTGCGCGACCTCCAGACGCTCTACTGGATCGGCAAGTACATGCACCGCGTGGAAACCGCCTCGCAACTGGTCGACGTCGGCCTTTTCAGCGCCTCCGAATATCGCAGCTTCCGCCGGGCCGAGCGCTTCCTGCTCGCCGTGCGGTGCCACATGCACGTCATCACGGGGCGGGCGGAGGACCGGCTCACCTTCGACCTGCAGCGCGAGGTCGCGGCGGCGATGAATTTCGCCGAGCGCCCGGGCAAGAGCGCGGTCGAGCGGTTCATGCAGTACTATTTCATGCAGATGAAGCGCGTGGGAACGCTCACGGGCATCTTCCTCGCCCATATTGACGACGAATTCGCGCGCAAGGCGACGCGCAGCGGCTTTTTCGCCGGCTGGACCCAGCGCCCGCGCAAGCTGAAGGGCTACACGGTCGAGGCCGGCCGCATCCGCGCGCCGGGGGAGGACTGGTTCGCGCAGGACCCGGTGCGGCTGGTCGAGATCTTCCAGCTGGCCGAGGCCGAGGGGCTCGAGATCCACCCGCAGACCCTGCGCCAGATCGACCGCGACGCGAAGCGGATCGACGCGGGCGTGCGCGAGAACCGCCAGGCCAACTCGCTGTTCCTCGACCTGCTCGCCGGGCGCCGGGATCCCGAAACCGCGCTCAGGTGGATGAACGAGGCGGGGGTGTTCGGCCGGTTCGTGCCCGATTTCGGGCGGGTCAACGCGCAGATGCAGTTCGACATGTACCACCACTACACGGTCGACGAGCACACGATCCGCGCGATCGGCCTGCTCAGCGAGATCGAGCGCGGCCTGCTCGAGAAAGACCATCCGCGCGCCACGCGCGAGATCGGCAAGGTTTCCTCGCGCCGGGCGCTGTTCGTGGCGGTGCTGCTGCACGACATCGCCAAGGGGCGCGGCGGCGACCATTCGGTGCTCGGCGCGGAGGTCGCGCACCGGCTCTGCCCGCGCCTGGGTCTGGACGGGAAGGAGACCGAGCTCGTCGCCTGGCTGGTGCTGAACCATCTGTTGATGAGCCGGGTGGCGCAGAAGCGCGATCTCACCGATCCCAAGACGATCGAGGATTTCGCGGGCGAGGTGCGAACCCTCGACCGCCTGCGCAATCTCGCGATCCTGACCGCGGTCGACATCCGCGCGGTCGGCCCGGGCGTGTGGAACAGCTGGAAGGGGCAGCTGCTGGGCGAACTCTACGATGCCACCGCCGAACGCCTCCGGCTCGGCCACAAGGAAAAGGGCCGCGCGCAACGGGTCGCGGCGAAGAAGGACGCGGTCCGCGCGCTGCTGGGCCTGCGCGCCGGCCTGGTCGACGAGGTCGGGTCCAAGCTGGGCGATGCCTACTGGATCGCAGAGCCCGACGACATCGCGATGCGCAACCTCGTGCAGTACGCCGAGGCGAGGGCGATCGAGGACCGCCTTTCGATCCATTGCGAGGTGGACGAGGACCGCGGCGCGACCCTCGTCAGCGTGATCGCCCCGGACCACCCCGGCCTGTTCTACCGCATGGCGGGCGGCATCCACCTTGCGGGCGCGAACATCATCGATGCGCGCATCCACACCACGGCTTCGGGCTATGCGATCGACAATTTCCTCGTCCAGGACCAGCACGGCGGCCCGTTCCGCGAGGACGCGCAGATCGAACGTCTGAAGAAGGGCATTCGCGACGCGCTCGCCGGGACCGGCAGCCTCGTGCCCAGGCTCGCCGCGCGCCCGCTCGCCCATTCGCGGGCCAAGGCCTTCCACGTCGCCCCGCGGGTCGATTTCGACAATTCGGCGAGCAACCGCTTCACCGTGATCGAGGTCACCGCGCGCGACCGGCCGGCCCTGCTCAATCGGCTCGCCCATGCGCTCTACGAAGCGAACCTGATCGTGCAGTCCGCGCACATCACCGCCTATGGCGAGAGCGCGGCGGACACGTTCTACGTGACCGATCTCACCGGCGGCAAGGTCACCGCCCCGGAAAGGCTCGCCGAGATCGAGGCGAAACTGCTCGAGGCGGGCAGCGACAGGCGCCAGCGCGAGCTGGAACAGTCGGGCGCCTGA
- the lgt gene encoding prolipoprotein diacylglyceryl transferase — protein sequence MLSTLASSGAADPIYWSDLGLFPGIPIGPFTLRFYSLAYLIGVIFAYWHTSKMIRQPGAPMAQRHVDDLFFYCTLGVIIGGRLGYAAFYTGGDTGIPSAFTDFSGDGFVSWKLLRLWDGGMAFHGGLVGVMVAMAFVAWRGGLDFLRVSDYVAVSVPMGLLLGRLANFVNGELWGRPSDVPWAMVFPGAGEIPRHPSQLYQAGLEGLVLLLVLMALFWKTRARYRPGLLVGVFTLGIGAARFINEFFREPDPQLAEFAARTGLSMGQWLTIPLIVIGLIVTLYAVTRKPVGTGAAKDAKRTA from the coding sequence GTGCTGTCGACACTTGCTTCAAGCGGCGCTGCCGATCCGATCTACTGGTCGGATCTCGGGCTCTTTCCCGGCATCCCGATCGGCCCTTTCACCTTGCGCTTCTATTCGCTCGCCTACCTGATCGGGGTGATCTTCGCCTACTGGCACACCTCGAAGATGATCCGCCAGCCCGGCGCGCCGATGGCGCAGCGCCATGTCGACGACCTGTTCTTCTACTGCACGCTGGGCGTCATCATCGGCGGACGGCTCGGCTATGCGGCGTTCTACACCGGCGGCGACACCGGCATCCCCTCGGCCTTCACCGATTTCTCGGGCGACGGCTTCGTCAGCTGGAAACTGCTCCGCCTGTGGGACGGGGGCATGGCCTTCCACGGCGGGCTGGTCGGGGTGATGGTCGCGATGGCCTTCGTGGCGTGGCGCGGCGGGCTCGATTTCCTGCGCGTGAGCGACTATGTCGCGGTCAGCGTGCCGATGGGGCTCTTGCTGGGAAGGCTCGCCAATTTCGTCAACGGCGAACTCTGGGGCCGGCCGAGCGACGTGCCCTGGGCGATGGTTTTTCCCGGCGCCGGCGAAATCCCGCGCCATCCCAGCCAGCTCTACCAGGCCGGGCTCGAAGGGCTGGTCCTGCTGCTGGTGCTGATGGCGCTGTTCTGGAAGACCCGCGCGCGCTATCGTCCCGGCCTGCTCGTCGGCGTGTTCACACTGGGCATCGGGGCGGCCCGTTTCATTAACGAATTCTTCCGCGAACCCGACCCACAACTTGCTGAATTCGCGGCTAGAACCGGACTTTCGATGGGGCAATGGCTGACCATACCGCTGATCGTGATTGGATTGATTGTCACGCTTTACGCCGTGACGCGGAAGCCGGTCGGGACCGGCGCGGCGAAGGACGCCAAGCGCACGGCCTGA
- a CDS encoding YggS family pyridoxal phosphate-dependent enzyme, with protein sequence MDNASSRLAEIEANIARICKPARRDPSQVTLIAVSKTHPAERIVPLLEAGQRIFGENRVQEAAAKWPALREDWPDAELHLIGQLQSNKAEDAVALFDCIHSLDRPSLLRALAKAMDKAGRRVPCFVQVNIGDEDQKGGCPIADVPAFLNEVRAADIPLAGLMCIPPADREPAPFFALLAKLAGDNGLSGLSMGMSGDYETAVQLGATHVRVGTALFGVRGQP encoded by the coding sequence ATGGACAATGCATCTTCCCGTCTCGCCGAAATCGAAGCCAACATCGCGCGCATCTGCAAGCCTGCCCGGCGCGATCCGTCGCAGGTCACCCTGATCGCGGTTTCCAAGACCCACCCGGCGGAGCGCATCGTGCCCCTGCTCGAAGCCGGGCAGCGAATCTTCGGGGAGAACCGGGTGCAGGAGGCCGCGGCCAAGTGGCCCGCTCTGCGCGAGGATTGGCCCGACGCCGAACTCCACCTGATCGGGCAATTGCAGTCGAACAAGGCCGAGGACGCGGTCGCGCTGTTCGACTGCATCCACTCGCTCGACCGGCCGAGCCTCCTAAGGGCGCTGGCGAAGGCGATGGACAAGGCGGGCAGGCGCGTGCCGTGCTTCGTGCAGGTCAATATCGGCGACGAGGACCAGAAGGGCGGCTGCCCGATCGCGGATGTGCCCGCCTTCCTCAACGAGGTGCGCGCGGCCGATATCCCGCTCGCCGGACTGATGTGCATCCCGCCCGCCGACAGGGAGCCCGCGCCCTTCTTCGCCCTGCTGGCGAAGCTCGCGGGCGACAATGGCCTTTCCGGCCTTTCGATGGGCATGAGCGGCGATTACGAGACCGCGGTGCAGCTGGGCGCGACCCATGTCCGGGTCGGCACCGCCCTGTTCGGCGTGCGCGGCCAGCCCTGA
- a CDS encoding class I adenylate-forming enzyme family protein, with the protein MPTQLDNALEAIIGELTKDGQPFATVPFERDGITMPAFAGAPPSLAHYFAHFCNEHKDVPFLVDGDVRLTFGQSWAAATCVAESLVRDHGIANGDRVGIAARNSANWIIAYMGTIMAGGCATLLNGFWSGDELAYGIRLAECTLVLADEPRAARLEGTDHPARIVLFDHGNAPSEGLGKVWKAPAEGETPVAMAMLGQLGPDDLATILYTSGSTGQSKGAWSDHRGVVHGTMSYVSQSAMAKILLEGQGQELTDQPCALVAVPLFHVTGEVPLFLQSYAIARKLVLMPKWDAGEALRLMAEEKVTYFVGVPLMSYEIANHPDRANYDLSACKSFAAGGAPRPVEHVTRIKEAFPEGFPLLGYGLTETNGVGCGNFNENYLAKPGSTGRPSVPMVDLRILDDAGEELPQGEVGEICIRSTANFRGYWKNEEATKAAFTDDLFFRTGDLGYLDEDGYVFIVDRKKDIIIRGGENIACIEVEDAIYAHDDIAECSVFGIPDERFGEVPAAVFNVKEGREPLSPAALREFLLGRIAPFKVPLEEHIWIATESLPRLGTQKIDKRTVRAMFATQRVAA; encoded by the coding sequence ATGCCCACACAGCTGGACAATGCGCTCGAGGCAATCATCGGCGAACTGACCAAGGACGGTCAGCCCTTCGCCACCGTGCCGTTCGAACGCGACGGGATCACCATGCCCGCCTTCGCCGGCGCCCCGCCGAGCCTGGCGCATTATTTCGCCCATTTCTGCAACGAACACAAGGACGTGCCCTTCCTCGTCGACGGCGACGTGCGGCTGACCTTCGGCCAGAGCTGGGCGGCGGCGACCTGCGTCGCGGAAAGCCTGGTGCGCGATCACGGCATTGCAAACGGCGACCGGGTCGGCATCGCCGCGCGCAATTCGGCCAACTGGATCATCGCCTACATGGGCACGATCATGGCGGGCGGCTGCGCGACGCTGCTCAACGGCTTCTGGTCGGGCGATGAGCTCGCCTACGGCATCCGCCTCGCCGAATGCACCCTGGTCCTCGCCGACGAGCCGCGCGCTGCTCGGCTCGAAGGGACGGACCATCCGGCGCGGATCGTCCTGTTCGACCACGGCAACGCGCCGTCCGAAGGGCTGGGCAAGGTCTGGAAGGCCCCGGCCGAAGGCGAGACCCCGGTGGCGATGGCGATGCTCGGCCAGCTCGGCCCGGACGATCTTGCGACGATCCTCTACACCTCGGGCTCGACCGGCCAGTCGAAGGGCGCCTGGTCCGACCATCGCGGCGTCGTCCACGGCACGATGAGCTATGTCAGCCAGTCGGCGATGGCCAAGATCCTGCTCGAAGGCCAGGGCCAGGAACTGACCGACCAGCCCTGCGCGCTCGTCGCCGTGCCGCTGTTCCATGTCACCGGCGAAGTGCCGCTCTTCCTCCAGTCCTACGCCATCGCGCGCAAGCTCGTGCTCATGCCGAAATGGGATGCGGGCGAGGCACTGCGCCTCATGGCGGAGGAAAAGGTGACCTATTTCGTCGGCGTGCCGCTGATGAGCTACGAGATCGCCAACCACCCCGACCGCGCGAACTACGACCTGTCGGCGTGCAAGAGCTTCGCCGCGGGCGGCGCGCCGCGTCCGGTCGAACACGTCACCCGGATCAAGGAGGCCTTCCCCGAAGGTTTCCCGCTGCTCGGCTACGGCCTGACCGAGACCAACGGCGTGGGCTGCGGCAATTTCAACGAGAACTACCTCGCCAAGCCCGGTTCGACCGGCCGCCCGAGCGTGCCGATGGTGGACCTGCGGATCCTCGACGATGCGGGCGAGGAACTGCCGCAGGGCGAGGTGGGCGAGATCTGCATCCGCTCCACCGCCAATTTCCGGGGCTACTGGAAGAACGAGGAAGCGACGAAGGCCGCCTTCACCGACGACCTGTTCTTCCGCACCGGCGATCTCGGCTATCTCGACGAGGACGGCTATGTCTTCATCGTCGACCGCAAGAAGGACATCATCATCCGCGGCGGCGAGAACATCGCCTGCATCGAGGTCGAGGACGCGATCTACGCCCATGACGACATCGCCGAATGTTCGGTCTTCGGCATCCCCGACGAGCGTTTCGGCGAAGTCCCGGCGGCGGTCTTCAACGTCAAGGAAGGGCGCGAGCCGCTGAGCCCGGCGGCCCTGCGCGAATTCCTGCTCGGCCGAATCGCGCCGTTCAAGGTCCCGCTCGAGGAGCACATCTGGATCGCGACCGAGAGCCTCCCGCGGCTCGGCACGCAGAAAATCGACAAGCGCACCGTCCGCGCGATGTTTGCAACCCAGCGGGTCGCTGCCTAG